From the genome of Mycteria americana isolate JAX WOST 10 ecotype Jacksonville Zoo and Gardens chromosome 12, USCA_MyAme_1.0, whole genome shotgun sequence, one region includes:
- the SOX8 gene encoding transcription factor SOX-8 encodes MLNMTEEHDKALEAPCSPAGTTSSMSHVDSDSDSPLSPAGSEGLGCAPAPAPRPPGAAPLGAKVDAAEVDERFPACIRDAVSQVLKGYDWSLVPMPVRGNGSLKAKPHVKRPMNAFMVWAQAARRKLADQYPHLHNAELSKTLGKLWRLLSENEKRPFVEEAERLRVQHKKDHPDYKYQPRRRKSVKAGQSDSDSGAELSHHAGTQIYKADSGLGGMADSHHHGDHTGQTHGPPTPPTTPKTDLHHGSKQELKHEGRRLVESGRQNIDFSNVDISELSSEVINNMETFDVHEFDQYLPLNGHAAMPADHGPNAAAGSYGASYSHSATGTGGTNQVWTHKSPASASPSSADSSQQRPHIKTEQLSPSHYSDQSHGSPAHSDYGSYSAQACATTASTATAAASFSSSQCDYTDLQSSNYYNPYPGYPSSIYQYPYFHSSRRPYATPILNGLSIPPAHSPTANWDQPVYTTLTRP; translated from the exons ATGCTCAACATGACCGAGGAGCACGACAAAGCGCTGGAGGCTCCGTGCAGCCCCGCGGGCACCACCAGCTCCATGTCCCACGTGGACTCGGACTCCGACTCGCCGCTGTCCCCCGCCGGCTCCGAGGGTCTGGGCTgcgcccccgcgcccgccccgcgcccgcccggcgccgctccGCTGGGCGCCAAGGTGGACGCGGCCGAGGTGGACGAGCGCTTCCCCGCCTGCATCCGCGACGCCGTCTCGCAGGTGCTGAAGGGCTACGACTGGAGCCTGGTGCCCATGCCCGTCCGCGGCAACGGATCGCTCAAGGCCAAGCCGCACGTCAAGCGGCCCATGAACGCCTTCATGGTGTGGGCGCAGGCCGCCCGCAGGAAGCTGGCCGACCAGTACCCGCATCTGCACAACGCCGAGCTCAGCAAGACCCTGGGCAAGCTCTGGCG TTTGTTAAGTGAAAATGAGAAACGTCCCTTTGTGGAAGAAGCTGAGCGGCTCAGGGTCCAGCACAAAAAGGATCACCCGGATTATAAATACCAGCCACGGAGGAGGAAAAGTGTAAAAGCCGGGCAGAGCGACTCCGACTCTGGAGCTGAGCTCAGCCACCACGCGGGCACGCAGATCTACAAAGCGGACAGCGGGCTGGGAGGCATGGCTGATTCCCACCATCACGGCGATCACACAG GCCAGACCCATGGgccacccaccccacccaccacccccaaaacTGACCTCCACCACGGCAGCAAGCAGGAGCTGAAGCACGAGGGCCGCCGCCTCGTGGAGAGCGGCCGCCAGAACATCGACTTCAGCAACGTGGACATCTCGGAGCTGAGCAGCGAGGTCATCAACAACATGGAGACCTTCGACGTGCACGAGTTCGACCAGTACCTGCCGCTCAACGGCCACGCTGCCATGCCGGCCGACCACGGCCCCAACGCTGCCGCCGGCTCCTATGGCGCGTCCTATTCCCACTCGGCCACGGGCACCGGCGGGACCAACCAAGTCTGGACTCACAAAAGCCCGGCCTCGGCATCGCCGTCGTCCGCCGACTCGAGCCAGCAAAGGCCGCACATCAAAACGGAGCAGCTGAGCCCCAGCCACTACAGCGACCAGTCCCACGGCTCCCCCGCGCACTCTGACTACGGCTCCTACAGCGCCCAGGCTTGTGCCACCACCGCCTCCACCGCCACGGCCGCcgcctccttctccagctcccagTGCGACTACACGGACCTCCAGAGCTCCAACTACTACAACCCCTACCCTGGCTACCCCTCCAGCATTTACCAGTATCCCTATTTCCACTCCTCTCGCCGTCCCTACGCGACGCCCATCCTCAACGGCTTGTCCATCCCGCCGGCCCACAGCCCCACCGCTAACTGGGACCAGCCGGTCTATACGACCCTGACGAGGCCTTAA